A single region of the Halopiger xanaduensis SH-6 genome encodes:
- a CDS encoding Rieske (2Fe-2S) protein: protein MKQLTTVETVHEEGSWLFTVRDQYGELEEALLVPCEDGVEGWINRCTHEAQRFDTGRGAPIRKGQIICPRHGSMFDTCSGYCDNGEAADTTLPTVEVSVRDDGRVILTDGDLSFVGEGGIDENGSEDDGDDGPASTSHIGF, encoded by the coding sequence ATGAAGCAGCTTACGACCGTCGAGACGGTCCACGAGGAGGGATCCTGGCTGTTTACGGTCCGCGACCAGTACGGCGAACTCGAGGAGGCGCTCCTCGTCCCCTGCGAAGATGGCGTCGAAGGGTGGATCAACCGCTGTACGCACGAGGCCCAGCGGTTCGACACGGGACGGGGAGCGCCGATCCGCAAGGGACAGATAATCTGCCCGCGGCACGGGTCGATGTTCGACACCTGCTCGGGGTACTGCGACAACGGCGAGGCGGCCGACACGACGCTGCCGACGGTCGAGGTCTCGGTTCGCGATGACGGCCGCGTCATCCTCACCGACGGCGACCTGTCGTTCGTCGGCGAGGGCGGGATCGACGAAAACGGGAGCGAGGACGACGGCGACGACGGGCCGGCATCGACATCCCATATCGGATTCTGA
- a CDS encoding class I SAM-dependent methyltransferase: MNVPCVRVPREEGEATRSDLADADLIDDDYEIAVEDGNLYIPITDAEAVPDDLEIVRRPADERRTQTRPADLLGFDPSYERLGKAVLLDEDDPDRAWEIADAVLESDLPVETVLNKASKVKGETRVRDWELLAGEDTEVVHREYGCEFALDLAEVYFSPRLATERHRVAEQVESGERAFDMFAGVGPFVVPFAKRGAECVGVDINPAAIEYLRENARRNGVEDRVTAICANVRTLVPPRVDASEGEGATERDTKGAPNYENWADRIVMNLPHSADEFLDTAVAIAGDDCVLHYYDIQHEDDPFGPGERAIRDAAEPEYDVSVETRHTVRSYAPHELNVCLDVRLERSSA; the protein is encoded by the coding sequence ATGAACGTGCCCTGCGTCCGCGTTCCCCGCGAGGAGGGCGAGGCGACGCGCAGCGACCTCGCGGACGCGGACCTGATCGACGACGACTACGAGATCGCGGTCGAGGACGGCAATCTCTACATTCCGATTACGGACGCCGAAGCGGTCCCCGACGACCTCGAGATCGTGCGCCGACCCGCCGACGAACGCCGAACGCAGACCCGGCCGGCCGACCTGCTCGGCTTCGACCCCTCCTACGAGCGACTCGGGAAGGCCGTGCTGCTCGACGAAGACGATCCCGACCGCGCCTGGGAGATCGCCGACGCCGTCCTCGAGTCCGACCTCCCGGTCGAGACAGTCCTGAACAAGGCGTCGAAGGTCAAAGGCGAGACGCGCGTCCGCGACTGGGAACTGCTGGCCGGCGAGGACACCGAGGTCGTCCACCGCGAGTACGGCTGCGAGTTCGCGCTGGACTTAGCGGAGGTGTACTTCTCGCCGCGGCTCGCGACCGAGCGCCACCGCGTCGCCGAACAGGTGGAATCCGGTGAGCGCGCGTTCGACATGTTCGCCGGTGTCGGTCCGTTCGTCGTCCCGTTCGCGAAACGCGGCGCCGAGTGTGTCGGCGTCGACATCAATCCGGCTGCGATCGAGTACCTTCGGGAAAACGCACGCCGGAACGGCGTCGAGGATCGCGTGACGGCGATCTGTGCGAACGTTCGGACACTCGTTCCGCCTCGAGTCGACGCGAGCGAGGGCGAGGGCGCCACGGAACGCGATACCAAGGGCGCGCCCAACTACGAGAACTGGGCCGACCGAATCGTCATGAACCTCCCCCACAGCGCCGACGAATTCCTCGACACGGCCGTTGCCATCGCCGGCGACGACTGCGTCCTTCACTACTACGACATCCAGCACGAGGACGACCCCTTCGGCCCCGGCGAGCGTGCGATCCGCGACGCCGCCGAACCCGAGTACGACGTGTCCGTCGAAACCAGACACACCGTTCGCTCGTACGCCCCCCACGAACTGAACGTCTGTCTCGACGTCCGACTCGAGCGTTCGTCCGCGTAG
- a CDS encoding energy-coupling factor transporter transmembrane component T family protein: MLTYEPDNTLVHRLDPRSKLAVQIGFAATALAHTDARALLALSAVAALVLVAARVPLRRTLYAYRFAFVILALAPLLAALALGPPWIVLEDGLASARASYRVLLILHVSAAYVRSTPVRDSRAAIQRTIPGKPGQLLGIGIALVFRFLPVLQGDIRTIRDAMAARLGTERSAVDRASTLALLGLSRAFDRADRLALAMQARCFSWNPTLPPLSFGRGDAIVLAFAVGLGLTAFL, from the coding sequence ATGTTGACCTACGAACCCGACAATACGCTGGTCCATCGGCTCGATCCGCGCTCGAAGCTCGCGGTCCAGATCGGCTTCGCCGCGACCGCGCTGGCACACACCGACGCGCGAGCCCTACTCGCACTGTCCGCCGTCGCTGCACTCGTCCTCGTCGCGGCGCGGGTACCGCTCCGGCGAACGCTGTACGCGTACCGGTTCGCGTTCGTCATCCTCGCGCTCGCGCCGCTGCTGGCCGCGCTCGCGCTCGGGCCGCCGTGGATCGTCCTCGAGGACGGACTCGCGTCGGCTCGAGCGAGCTACCGCGTCCTGTTGATCCTGCACGTCAGCGCCGCGTACGTCCGGTCGACCCCGGTGCGGGACTCGCGCGCTGCGATCCAGCGGACGATCCCGGGGAAACCCGGCCAGTTGTTGGGCATCGGAATCGCACTCGTCTTTCGCTTTTTGCCCGTTCTGCAGGGCGATATCCGCACGATTCGCGATGCGATGGCCGCTCGACTCGGCACCGAGCGCAGCGCGGTCGACCGCGCGAGCACGCTCGCCCTGCTCGGACTCTCGCGGGCGTTCGACCGCGCGGATCGACTCGCGCTCGCGATGCAGGCGCGGTGTTTTTCGTGGAATCCGACGCTGCCGCCGCTATCGTTCGGACGAGGTGATGCGATCGTGCTGGCGTTTGCGGTCGGATTGGGTCTGACGGCGTTCCTGTAG
- a CDS encoding energy-coupling factor ABC transporter ATP-binding protein, with product MIEFRDVSYAFEDVPVLEDLSLSIESGEFVVLAGANGSGKTTLLRHCNGLLTPDSGTVLVDGTPVTDDLVAARSRVGMVFQHPRDQFVAATVGADVAFGPENLGLERAEIDRRVETALAAVNMAGREDERIDALSGGEQARVAIAGALAMDPDHLVLDEPFTGLDDPARRSVLERLESLSVAGTGVVLATHDLRDVLALADRLVAVRDGRVVVDDAPERAIAELEGLEVRVPEAFRTETDRC from the coding sequence ATGATCGAATTCCGCGACGTCTCGTACGCCTTCGAGGACGTCCCCGTCCTCGAGGACCTGTCGCTATCGATCGAGAGCGGCGAGTTCGTCGTCCTGGCGGGCGCGAACGGCAGCGGGAAGACGACGCTGCTGCGCCACTGCAACGGCCTCCTGACGCCGGATTCGGGAACCGTCCTCGTCGACGGCACGCCCGTGACGGACGACCTCGTCGCCGCTCGCTCGCGCGTCGGGATGGTCTTTCAGCATCCGCGCGACCAGTTCGTCGCCGCGACGGTCGGCGCCGACGTCGCCTTCGGCCCCGAGAACCTCGGCCTCGAGCGCGCCGAGATCGACCGTCGGGTCGAAACCGCGCTCGCGGCCGTGAACATGGCCGGCCGCGAGGACGAACGGATCGACGCGCTCTCGGGCGGCGAACAAGCCCGCGTCGCGATCGCGGGCGCGCTCGCGATGGATCCCGACCACCTCGTCCTCGACGAACCGTTCACCGGACTCGACGACCCCGCCCGCCGCTCGGTGCTCGAGCGCCTCGAGTCGCTGTCGGTCGCCGGCACCGGCGTCGTGCTCGCGACCCACGACCTGCGGGACGTCCTCGCGCTCGCGGATCGACTCGTCGCCGTGCGGGACGGACGCGTCGTCGTCGACGATGCGCCCGAGCGAGCGATCGCGGAACTCGAGGGCCTCGAGGTTCGCGTCCCGGAAGCGTTCCGTACCGAGACCGACCGATGTTGA
- a CDS encoding biotin transporter BioY has protein sequence MATERQSVDRVSGDVVRQFARAALIAALIGASAPVTIPIPLSPAPITLQVLFVFLAGLVLGPIWGTFSLVLYLAAGAVGLPVFAGMNGGPGVLVGQTAGYLWSYPIAAGLIGLAVHRGTALRDPAAQPLPVVVAALVAGTVLIYGMGVGYMAWLLEMNLWEAVTAGALPFIPGEILKMAAAIAIVKSGRIVSVRS, from the coding sequence ATGGCAACCGAACGACAGTCGGTCGATCGCGTCAGCGGCGACGTCGTCCGCCAGTTCGCCCGGGCGGCGCTGATCGCGGCGCTGATCGGCGCGTCCGCGCCCGTAACGATCCCGATCCCGCTCTCGCCCGCACCGATCACGCTGCAGGTACTGTTCGTCTTCCTGGCCGGACTCGTGCTCGGGCCGATCTGGGGGACCTTCTCGCTGGTGCTGTACCTCGCCGCCGGCGCGGTCGGACTCCCCGTCTTCGCCGGCATGAACGGCGGCCCCGGCGTCCTCGTCGGACAAACCGCCGGCTACCTCTGGTCGTACCCGATCGCCGCGGGGCTGATCGGGCTGGCCGTCCACCGGGGTACGGCCCTGCGCGACCCCGCCGCCCAGCCCCTGCCGGTCGTCGTCGCGGCGCTCGTCGCCGGGACGGTGCTGATCTACGGCATGGGCGTCGGCTACATGGCATGGCTCCTCGAGATGAACCTCTGGGAAGCGGTCACCGCCGGCGCGCTGCCGTTCATCCCGGGCGAGATCCTGAAGATGGCCGCCGCGATCGCGATCGTCAAAAGTGGCCGCATCGTCTCGGTGCGCTCGTGA